The following proteins are encoded in a genomic region of uncultured Vibrio sp.:
- a CDS encoding cell division protein ZapC encodes MLKPSDKWNWYYDEHKACLMLDLGEEMIFQTNLTRKLLVNCAFSNNEFTVDDASAFQTFNERIRCLDISEYRQAELTLYSVAAKRFHKPVQPKSWFFDAQSSGYEPEEGDMVFLTNQYSEGVFIVLEPGETSSLCLYVGQDEFVLDGNKSLPFGQPIKVMHDRMACASHLFVMAPMAMVG; translated from the coding sequence ATGCTTAAACCCAGCGACAAATGGAATTGGTATTATGACGAGCATAAAGCTTGCTTAATGCTGGATTTAGGTGAGGAAATGATTTTCCAAACCAATCTAACCCGAAAGCTGTTAGTCAACTGCGCCTTCTCAAACAACGAATTTACTGTCGATGATGCCAGCGCGTTTCAGACTTTTAATGAACGTATCCGCTGTCTCGATATCAGTGAATATCGTCAGGCAGAGCTAACCCTATACAGTGTAGCTGCGAAACGCTTCCACAAGCCAGTACAACCTAAAAGTTGGTTTTTCGATGCTCAGTCTTCGGGATACGAGCCAGAAGAGGGCGATATGGTCTTCCTCACTAACCAATATTCTGAAGGCGTATTCATTGTTCTAGAACCTGGTGAAACTTCGAGTCTGTGCCTTTATGTAGGGCAAGATGAGTTTGTTCTTGATGGCAACAAATCTTTACCATTCGGTCAACCGATCAAAGTAATGCATGACCGTATGGCATGTGCCAGCCACTTGTTTGTTATGGCACCTATGGCCATGGTTGGCTAA
- the pyrD gene encoding quinone-dependent dihydroorotate dehydrogenase, producing MLYRLARTGFFQLDAEKAHDLAIKNFQRFNGTPLDLFYRQQLPNRPVECMGLTFRNPVGLAAGLDKNGECIEAFDAMGFGFVEVGTVTPRPQPGNDKPRLFRLVEAEGIINRMGFNNLGVDHLVENVKKAKFDCVLGINIGKNKDTPIEKGAEDYLICMEKVYEYAGYIAVNISSPNTPGLRSLQYGEALDELLAELKAKQSELAEKHDKYVPLALKIAPDLSDDEIVQICESLIKNNIDGVIATNTTLDRTVVEGMKHANEAGGLSGRPVQSRSTEVVRKLYEALGDKLPIIGVGGIDSYVAAKEKMMAGAQLVQVYTGFIYHGPGLVRDIVKNL from the coding sequence ATGCTTTACCGTCTAGCCAGAACTGGCTTTTTCCAACTTGATGCCGAAAAGGCACATGATCTTGCAATTAAGAATTTCCAACGCTTTAACGGCACACCTCTCGATCTTTTCTATCGTCAACAATTACCAAACCGTCCAGTAGAGTGCATGGGGCTAACGTTCCGTAACCCTGTAGGTCTGGCTGCTGGTTTAGACAAAAACGGCGAATGTATCGAAGCGTTTGATGCGATGGGTTTTGGTTTCGTTGAAGTCGGTACCGTAACGCCACGTCCGCAACCAGGTAATGATAAACCACGCCTGTTCCGTTTAGTGGAAGCAGAGGGCATCATTAACCGTATGGGCTTTAACAACCTAGGTGTCGATCACTTGGTTGAGAATGTGAAGAAAGCGAAGTTCGACTGTGTACTTGGTATCAATATCGGTAAAAACAAAGACACGCCGATTGAGAAAGGGGCAGAAGACTACCTGATTTGTATGGAAAAAGTATACGAATACGCAGGTTACATTGCGGTGAATATCTCTTCGCCAAACACGCCAGGATTACGCTCTCTTCAATATGGAGAGGCACTGGATGAGCTACTAGCAGAGTTGAAAGCAAAACAATCTGAGCTAGCAGAAAAGCACGATAAATACGTACCTCTAGCACTTAAGATTGCGCCTGACTTAAGTGATGATGAAATCGTTCAGATTTGTGAGTCTCTGATTAAGAACAACATTGATGGCGTAATCGCAACCAACACCACGTTGGATCGTACGGTTGTTGAAGGAATGAAACACGCGAATGAAGCGGGTGGCTTAAGCGGTCGTCCTGTACAGTCTCGTTCTACCGAAGTGGTTCGTAAACTGTACGAAGCACTTGGTGACAAACTTCCGATTATTGGAGTTGGTGGTATCGATTCTTATGTTGCGGCAAAAGAGAAGATGATGGCTGGAGCTCAGTTGGTTCAAGTCTATACCGGTTTTATTTATCACGGTCCAGGTTTAGTACGCGATATTGTTAAAAATCTTTAA